A portion of the Bactrocera neohumeralis isolate Rockhampton chromosome 2, APGP_CSIRO_Bneo_wtdbg2-racon-allhic-juicebox.fasta_v2, whole genome shotgun sequence genome contains these proteins:
- the LOC126767840 gene encoding uncharacterized protein LOC126767840 codes for MFSMCSKVKPRNSTVNTQQPTGTVGKQIKGGYLLRYKKQLLWNRWAEEWVVLYDDSTMAWFTEPGRSSPAGKILVKEAPEMLAIAHWTGQIPRRPPLPEGCSVSQLIALGSRRKRSKVYWMLAKSEQEVSDWVDAITKTLPPPPQIELVVDKPHLMNVLRRPLVRIRPATTSEVKQRKVSAHRSSSAHPALAHHRTFYVQDPLVKSDAAVAILSKKPDSKPALACALPWGHGWGWATLPNGVWSGGLTWSQCEDTFTLHALPTTHCTNLVDTSCSGAVYHTDIGGFDFHSTGVEDLGGEDFDYAMDCGDFIF; via the exons GCACAGTTGGGAAACAGATCAAAGGAGGATACTTGTTGCGTTACAAAA AGCAATTACTGTGGAATCGCTGGGCCGAGGAATGGGTCGTGCTGTATGATGATTCAACAATGGCTTGGTTTACG GAACCCGGCCGGTCATCGCCAGCTGGTAAAATCCTAGTCAAGGAAGCGCCCGAAATGTTGGCCATTGCACACTGGACTGGTCAAATACCGCGCCGTCCACCACTGCCCGAAGGCTGCAGTGTGTCACAGCTCATTGCGTTGGGCTCGAGAAGAAAGCGATCCAAAGTCTACTGGATGTTGGCTAAATCAGAACAGGAAGTGAG CGACTGGGTTGACGCCATTACTAAGACG CTGCCGCCACCACCACAAATTGAGCTCGTAGTTGACAAGCCGCATCTTATGAATGTCTTACGTCGGCCACTGGTGCGCATCCGGC CGGCCACTACGTCGGAGGTGAAACAGCGTAAAGTTTCGGCGCATAGAAGCAGCAGCGCTCATCCGGCTTTGGCCCACCACCGCACATTCTACGTACAGGATCCGTTGGTGAAGAGCGATGCCGCCGTTGCCATATTGAGTAAAAAACCTGATTCGAAGCCGGCCTTGGCCTGCGCATTGCCCTGGGGACACGGTTGGGGCTGGGCCACTTTGCCGAATGGTGTGTGGAGTGGCG GTCTCACTTGGTCGCAGTGTGAGGACACTTTTACCCTACACGCACTGCCCACCACGCACTGCACCAATCTTGTGGACACGTCATGTAGTGGCGCCGTCTATCACACCGATATCGGCGGCTTCGATTTCCATTCGACCGGCGTGGAAGATCTCGGCGGTGAGGACTTCGACTATGCCATGGATTGTggggattttatattttaa